In the genome of Candidatus Pristimantibacillus lignocellulolyticus, the window ATATTTCATGGTGCTCAACGTAATTCATAGTATTTTGGTATTAGTAATTAAAATAACGATAAGGATAGCTACAAGAGCAATCCTTATCGTTATGTAATACATACTAAGGTTGAAAGTAATTTACTTCTTTAGTTTGAATACGGAGAATACCTGCTTTAGTCTTTTTGGATAGTTTACGCAATCGTCCATTAAGCAGTAACCGCGGTACTAATAACCAAATATGCCATGTGATGAGACTAATCATAATAGATGGATCAAGCCAAGGATACAATATTCCAATAATAATAATACCAAGCCAAAACAGATGATTATGAACTTTACGATATACAGTAAAACTAATATCATTAGCTGGCATAAAACCAATCCAGGGAGGAATAACAGTCCATTTCCACTTCCTGTCTGCTGCTTCATTAACTTGTATAAAAGTTAACAGAATAATAATAATATGAAGAACTTGAACTGCAGCAAAGCCAATTAACCATGCAAACAATCCGTACATATCATAATATAACATTTGAAATGCTAAAAGTAATAACACACATAGTATATAACTAAGCAACATTTCGTTTCTTATACGAATTTTGAGAACATGTTTATACTGATATATGGTTGCTGTAGGATGATCAGTTAATGATTGTTTCATATCTAGATCCCTTCATCGTGCATTGATATACTATATATATCGGATATTTTCCAATCTATGTTTATAAGGAATAAAATCAATGTAGAACTAGAACAGGCATTAGCGATACATTGAAAATAGTGATGTATATTTTCATAGAATACAAGCCATACTGTTATAAATAGAATGTTAAGGTGGTCAGAGAATGAACACGACAATAGAACATTGTTGTACCATATGTGGGTTGCAACGAGAGGAAGGCATTCGCATCGTTTCTAGCTTTATTTGTTCTAACTGTGAACATGAGATGGTGACGACTGATGTAATGGATGCAAAGTATCCATTTTTTATATCAAAAATGAAACATATTTTTTTCGAGAAAAATGCGTAACGGCTACCAACGGGTAGTCGTTTTTTGTTTGCTAGTATAATTAGTTATGATACAGTTAATGCAAGTTATTATAAGGAGTTGAAGTATACATGACTACGCATTGGCATGCGCCTTTATTGGAACATCTTATTCAATTTTCAAAGCAAAAGCCGTTGTCACTACATGTGCCAGGCCATCGTAATGGCGATGTATATCGTCAGCTAACAGATGTATTACCACATACAGAATATGAAGATCTAATAAAATATATGGGTAAGCTTGCGACAATAGATGTAACAGAGTTATCACATACAGATGATCTACATGATCCTGAGACGGTTATTAAGGATGCGCAAGATGCTACGGCGAAACTATATGGGGCAGATCATAGCTATTTTCTAGTAGGTGGAAGTACAGCAGGAAATTTAGCGTTAATATTATCTATTTGTAATACCAATGATTATATTATTGTTCAGCGTAATGTTCATAAATCGATTATTAATGGTTGTAAATTAGCAGGAGCAAACGTTGTGTTCCTGAATCCTGAATATGAACCTATAACTAATATAGCTGTTGTACCGAGTGTTGAAACGGTTCGACAAGCATTGATAAAATATCCGCAGGCGAAAGCAGTATTTCTAACGAACCCTAATTATTATGGGATTAGTGCTGACTTAACGGATTATGTATCACTTGTCCACCATCACCACATTCCTCTGTTAGTAGATGAGGCTCATGGAGCGCATTATGGAATAGCTCCCTTTGCACCGACATCTGCTTTAAGTGTAGGAGCAGATGCAGTAGTACAATCTATGCATAAGACATTGCCAGCCTTCACCATGGGTGCAGTATTACATGTTCAAGGGCAGTATTTGCAACAAGAAAATATACAGCAACAATTAAGTATTATTCAAAGTTCAAGTCCTTCGTATGTCATAATGGCCTCAATAGATGCAGCTAGAGCGACTTTGGAGAGTTATGGTGATACATGGTTTTTACAGACGTATCATATAGTCAATAAACTAACCAATTGGCTTAACAAAGAGAAATTATGTTTACGTGTAGAACAATTAGCTAGTGAGGAGTCATTCTATAAGCAAGATCCATATCGTATGTTACTATTTGATCATTCTAATACGGTAACAGGTCATCAACTACAGAAAATGTTTGAGTCTAAGATGATTTGGGTAGAGATGTCTAATGAAAAATATGTAGTATTCGTATGGCACATGAATGCTACAAAGCAACAATGTGAACTTATTCAACATGCAATATTAGAAATTCATCAAGAAATTTCACGTATAAATACATCACAGCAATGTATATCTAATTCAAATATATCTACGCTAAAAAATCCAATAGATCTAGCTGTTAGTAATGCGGTTAAATTGCAACGTCTTCCGAGTCAAAGGCAGGTAGAAGTTATTTCTTTACTAGATGCAGCGGGAAGGCAGAGTGCAGAAATGGTCATTCCGTATCCACCTGGTATTCCTATTCTATATGAAGAAGAGATAATACAAGCCCCTCAACTAGACTATATTATCGGTTTAAACAATTCAGGGGCTAGATTTCAAGGTTCATCTACAATTTCTAACGGAATGATTAAAGTATTTGTATAAGAGCCGTATAATAAAGGCACTATGTCTGATACAATAATAAGTATATTCATAACTTTTTGAAACTTTATTATAAGAAGATTATTGGTAGAATAGGAGCATTAACTTTGACTAAAGGACTATTTATTTCATTTGAAGGCGGCGAAGGTGCAGGGAAGTCCTCGGTTATTTCTTCGTTAACTAATGAGTTAATAGAGCAAGGACATAAAGTCATTGTAACAAGAGAACCAGGTGGTATTCCAATAGCAGAAAAGATTAGAGAAGTTATTCTTGATATCGAATCTACTGCCATGGATGCACGTACTGAGGCTTTACTCTATGCTGCAGCTAGACGCCAACATCTTGTAGAAAAAGTCATACCTGCACTTGAAGAAGGATATATTGTTGTATGCGATAGATTTATTGATAGTAGCCTAGCCTATCAAGGGGTGGCACGTGGGCTTGGCATCGATGAGATATGGTCAATTAATCAATTTGCCATTCAACAGCTAATGCCACAATTAACGATCTATATGGATGTAACACCGTCAGTCGGATTAGCTAGAATTGCTGCTGCCAAAGGGCGTGAGATAAATCGACTTGATTTGGAAAGCAATAGCTTTCATGATAAGGTTAGATCAGGATATTTGACATTATGTGAGCGTTATAGTGAACGTATTAAAAAAGTTGATGCGAATAAGAGCAGGCAAGAGGTTTATGCAGACGTTTTTGCGATCATTAGTGCTTATTTAGAAGGAAAATGATAAGGTAGCGTCAAAATGTAACATATACACGTTATGTCATTCTGTAAATAATGTAAATTGCGTTCAATCGCACAACCAAGATTTCAAATTCTATCATATATTAGGAGGAATTCTTATGAAATTGGTCATTGCAGTAATTCAGGATAAAGACAGTAACCGGTTATCGATTGCCTTAGTTCAAGAAGGCTTCCGTGCTACAAAACTTGCGAGTACTGGCGGATTTTTGCGAGCTGGTAATACAACGTTTTTAATCGGTGTCGAGGATGAGCGTGTACATGAAGTTTTTCAAGTCATTAGTCATAGCTGTAAAGTAAGAGATCAATTAGTTACTCCAGTTACACCTATGGGTGGAGCAACCGATTCTTATATCCCATTCCCTGTAGAAGTACAGGTAGGTGGAGCAACAGTATTTGTAGTTCCAGTAGAGAGATTTGAACATTTTTGAATGGAAGTGAGCGCGGATGAGGGTAGACCCTAGCTTTAGACCACTTGGACAAAGTCGCACAGCTAATGAAGGTGTTAATAAGCAAGTTCAGTCTAATCAATTTTCTGAAATGCTAATGCAGAAAAATAGACAGCATACTGTTAGTGAAATGCAACAAATGATAAAAGGCATTCAAGAACAAGGCGATCGTCTAGCTAGACATATGACTGTTCGAGAATTGAAAATTTATCGTCAAATGGTCAAGCAGTTTTTAGAGGATACACTCCGAAAAGGCATTGGCTTGAAAGAAGTTCGAGGTTTTGATCGCCGCGGCCGTGTAAAGCGCTATAAGTTATTAGAAGAAGTGGATGAGAAGTTGGTACTATTAGCCGAAGAGATGTTAGCAACGGAAGAAGGCCGTATCCAATTGCTTCATACATTAGGAGAAATTCGAGGAATTCTTATTAATTATGTGTTTTGATGTAAGGAGTATTATGATGAAAACTGAGGATAGTACTGCAGAGCAATGGAGAGCAAAGCGAATATTGA includes:
- a CDS encoding YaaR family protein, giving the protein MRVDPSFRPLGQSRTANEGVNKQVQSNQFSEMLMQKNRQHTVSEMQQMIKGIQEQGDRLARHMTVRELKIYRQMVKQFLEDTLRKGIGLKEVRGFDRRGRVKRYKLLEEVDEKLVLLAEEMLATEEGRIQLLHTLGEIRGILINYVF
- a CDS encoding transposase; its protein translation is MKQSLTDHPTATIYQYKHVLKIRIRNEMLLSYILCVLLLLAFQMLYYDMYGLFAWLIGFAAVQVLHIIIILLTFIQVNEAADRKWKWTVIPPWIGFMPANDISFTVYRKVHNHLFWLGIIIIGILYPWLDPSIMISLITWHIWLLVPRLLLNGRLRKLSKKTKAGILRIQTKEVNYFQP
- a CDS encoding sigma factor G inhibitor Gin, translating into MNTTIEHCCTICGLQREEGIRIVSSFICSNCEHEMVTTDVMDAKYPFFISKMKHIFFEKNA
- a CDS encoding aminotransferase class I/II-fold pyridoxal phosphate-dependent enzyme codes for the protein MTTHWHAPLLEHLIQFSKQKPLSLHVPGHRNGDVYRQLTDVLPHTEYEDLIKYMGKLATIDVTELSHTDDLHDPETVIKDAQDATAKLYGADHSYFLVGGSTAGNLALILSICNTNDYIIVQRNVHKSIINGCKLAGANVVFLNPEYEPITNIAVVPSVETVRQALIKYPQAKAVFLTNPNYYGISADLTDYVSLVHHHHIPLLVDEAHGAHYGIAPFAPTSALSVGADAVVQSMHKTLPAFTMGAVLHVQGQYLQQENIQQQLSIIQSSSPSYVIMASIDAARATLESYGDTWFLQTYHIVNKLTNWLNKEKLCLRVEQLASEESFYKQDPYRMLLFDHSNTVTGHQLQKMFESKMIWVEMSNEKYVVFVWHMNATKQQCELIQHAILEIHQEISRINTSQQCISNSNISTLKNPIDLAVSNAVKLQRLPSQRQVEVISLLDAAGRQSAEMVIPYPPGIPILYEEEIIQAPQLDYIIGLNNSGARFQGSSTISNGMIKVFV
- a CDS encoding cyclic-di-AMP receptor gives rise to the protein MKLVIAVIQDKDSNRLSIALVQEGFRATKLASTGGFLRAGNTTFLIGVEDERVHEVFQVISHSCKVRDQLVTPVTPMGGATDSYIPFPVEVQVGGATVFVVPVERFEHF
- the tmk gene encoding dTMP kinase translates to MTKGLFISFEGGEGAGKSSVISSLTNELIEQGHKVIVTREPGGIPIAEKIREVILDIESTAMDARTEALLYAAARRQHLVEKVIPALEEGYIVVCDRFIDSSLAYQGVARGLGIDEIWSINQFAIQQLMPQLTIYMDVTPSVGLARIAAAKGREINRLDLESNSFHDKVRSGYLTLCERYSERIKKVDANKSRQEVYADVFAIISAYLEGK